In Vigna radiata var. radiata cultivar VC1973A chromosome 3, Vradiata_ver6, whole genome shotgun sequence, the following proteins share a genomic window:
- the LOC106757118 gene encoding uncharacterized protein LOC106757118 isoform X3: MAHSLSFAPFSSFRASCRPAVTGNSVAPKAFWISEACHNSKVRNFQSLKVKATDDNKQTKAKSIVCPDCEGNGAISCTQCKGTGVNSVDHFNGQFKAGGLCWLCRGKRDILCGSCNGAGFLGGFMSTFDD; this comes from the exons ATGGCACACTCTCTGAGTTTTgctcctttttcttccttcagaGCCTCGTGCAGACCAG CAGTTACTGGTAATTCGGTTGCCCCAAAGGCTTTTTGGATAAGCGAAGCCTGCCACAATTCTAAAGTTCGGAACTTTCAATCTTTGAAGGTTAAA GCTACGGATGATAATAAACAAACCAAGGCAAAGAGTATCGTTTGTCCAGACTGTGAAGGAAATG GTGCAATATCATGCACTCAATGCAAAGGTACTGGAGTTAATTCTGTAGATCACTTCAATGGACAATTTAAAGCTGGTGGATTATGTTGGCTATGCAG GGGAAAAAGAGACATATTGTGTGGAAGCTGTAATGGAGCTGGCTTTCTTGGTGGATTCATGAGCACGTTTGATGATTAG
- the LOC106757118 gene encoding uncharacterized protein LOC106757118 isoform X2, which yields MAHSLSFAPFSSFRASCRPVTGNSVAPKAFWISEACHNSKVRNFQSLKVKVSADLMQATDDNKQTKAKSIVCPDCEGNGAISCTQCKGTGVNSVDHFNGQFKAGGLCWLCRGKRDILCGSCNGAGFLGGFMSTFDD from the exons ATGGCACACTCTCTGAGTTTTgctcctttttcttccttcagaGCCTCGTGCAGACCAG TTACTGGTAATTCGGTTGCCCCAAAGGCTTTTTGGATAAGCGAAGCCTGCCACAATTCTAAAGTTCGGAACTTTCAATCTTTGAAGGTTAAAGTAAG TGCTGATCTAATGCAGGCTACGGATGATAATAAACAAACCAAGGCAAAGAGTATCGTTTGTCCAGACTGTGAAGGAAATG GTGCAATATCATGCACTCAATGCAAAGGTACTGGAGTTAATTCTGTAGATCACTTCAATGGACAATTTAAAGCTGGTGGATTATGTTGGCTATGCAG GGGAAAAAGAGACATATTGTGTGGAAGCTGTAATGGAGCTGGCTTTCTTGGTGGATTCATGAGCACGTTTGATGATTAG
- the LOC106757118 gene encoding uncharacterized protein LOC106757118 isoform X1 — MAHSLSFAPFSSFRASCRPAVTGNSVAPKAFWISEACHNSKVRNFQSLKVKVSADLMQATDDNKQTKAKSIVCPDCEGNGAISCTQCKGTGVNSVDHFNGQFKAGGLCWLCRGKRDILCGSCNGAGFLGGFMSTFDD; from the exons ATGGCACACTCTCTGAGTTTTgctcctttttcttccttcagaGCCTCGTGCAGACCAG CAGTTACTGGTAATTCGGTTGCCCCAAAGGCTTTTTGGATAAGCGAAGCCTGCCACAATTCTAAAGTTCGGAACTTTCAATCTTTGAAGGTTAAAGTAAG TGCTGATCTAATGCAGGCTACGGATGATAATAAACAAACCAAGGCAAAGAGTATCGTTTGTCCAGACTGTGAAGGAAATG GTGCAATATCATGCACTCAATGCAAAGGTACTGGAGTTAATTCTGTAGATCACTTCAATGGACAATTTAAAGCTGGTGGATTATGTTGGCTATGCAG GGGAAAAAGAGACATATTGTGTGGAAGCTGTAATGGAGCTGGCTTTCTTGGTGGATTCATGAGCACGTTTGATGATTAG
- the LOC106757916 gene encoding heme oxygenase 1, chloroplastic — protein MASLIAVSQTQLLYIKPRLVSPPHQSRSLFLPTGLPAGVRGVRAIMPRKAVIVSAATAETPKKKGESKGFVEEMRFVAMRLHTRDQAKEGEKEVKQPEEKAVTKWDPTVEGYLKFLVDSKVVYDTLEDIVQEAPHPSYAEFRQTGLERSESLKEDLEWFKEKGYSIPEPSSPGLTYAQYLKELSVKDPQAFICHFYNIYFAHSAGGRMIGRKVAEQLLDNKALKFYKWDGDLPQLLQSVRDKLNKVAEGWTREEKNHCLEETEKSFKLSGEILRLILS, from the exons ATGGCGTCACTAATAGCTGTGTCGCAGACCCAATTGCTGTATATTAAGCCCCGTTTGGTGTCGCCGCCTCATCAATCTCGCTCTCTTTTCTTGCCGACGGGGTTACCAGCGGGAGTTCGAGGGGTCCGGGCTATCATGCCGAGAAAGGCGGTTATTGTGTCGGCGGCGACGGCTGAGACGCCGAAGAAGAAGGGGGAGTCGAAGGGCTTCGTGGAGGAGATGAGGTTCGTGGCGATGAGGCTGCACACCAGGGACCAGGCCAAGGAGGGGGAGAAGGAGGTGAAACAACCTGAAGAGAAAGCCGTTACCAAGTGGGACCCAACTGTTGAAGGGTACCTCAAGTTTCTTGTGGATAGTAAGGTCGTTTACGACACGTTAGAAGACATCGTTCAAGAGGCTCCTCATCCTTCTT ATGCTGAATTCAGACAGACTGGACTGGAAAGGTCTGAAAGTTTGAAAGAAGATTTGGAGTGGTTCAAGGAGAAAGGTTATTCTATTCCTGAACCTTCTTCTCCAGGACTTACCTATGCACAATATCTTAAGGAATTATCCGTGAAGGATCCTCAAGCATTCATTTGCCACTTTTACAACATCTACTTTGCTCATTCAGCTGGTGGTCGAATGATCGGGAGAAAG GTTGCTGAACAGTTACTTGACAACAAGGCATTAAAGTTCTACAAATGGGACGGTGACCTTCCCCAGTTGTTGCAGAGCGTGAGGGACAAATTGAATAAAGTTGCTGAA GGTTGGACTAGGGAAGAAAAGAACCATTGTCTGGAAGAAACAGAGAAGTCGTTCAAGTTATCGGGAGAGATTCTCCGACTGATTCTATCGTGA
- the LOC106757118 gene encoding uncharacterized protein LOC106757118 isoform X4 codes for MAHSLSFAPFSSFRASCRPVTGNSVAPKAFWISEACHNSKVRNFQSLKVKATDDNKQTKAKSIVCPDCEGNGAISCTQCKGTGVNSVDHFNGQFKAGGLCWLCRGKRDILCGSCNGAGFLGGFMSTFDD; via the exons ATGGCACACTCTCTGAGTTTTgctcctttttcttccttcagaGCCTCGTGCAGACCAG TTACTGGTAATTCGGTTGCCCCAAAGGCTTTTTGGATAAGCGAAGCCTGCCACAATTCTAAAGTTCGGAACTTTCAATCTTTGAAGGTTAAA GCTACGGATGATAATAAACAAACCAAGGCAAAGAGTATCGTTTGTCCAGACTGTGAAGGAAATG GTGCAATATCATGCACTCAATGCAAAGGTACTGGAGTTAATTCTGTAGATCACTTCAATGGACAATTTAAAGCTGGTGGATTATGTTGGCTATGCAG GGGAAAAAGAGACATATTGTGTGGAAGCTGTAATGGAGCTGGCTTTCTTGGTGGATTCATGAGCACGTTTGATGATTAG